One genomic window of Chitinophagaceae bacterium includes the following:
- a CDS encoding ATP-dependent DNA helicase RecQ gives MQYQSGYILESVRQHLKAYAKQHKKEAELNGLLRSLSTFNVETNLNLETPTNVPSILAVAVNILTRGLPTLPSIHLEQYFANAFQLTHREDEIERGRIGFPLVENGVTQSVADKFYKALHVVDPSAKNRLQYLDVSNVDSSFERDFLINLIPEQHSYLAQLLEKQRSRSSFTRDNNQGRVDISLEIPYDLSRNTTNRFRSQVEIKHHKAYVIEVDGKRYHTDLIDDLKDFEIAQLSRSINHIKEDSVHRDVTEFIQSITAEEFVKTVEQNYTDQTYLTNPLTALPLAPFGIARLQCVFLQYLIANYEALIQEQAVRIAVVERDFPCAHAAFEDLFGLLNTLNDLAQTQIALPKIEIEVFSTSEFVNNPLHGGRQVKPIGDLSHANFYLVLDISLLRREGVFREDGQISTNTITIRSAHYVHYKTQTGVLSAPSITYRPLVNQLQNELFEPIEETSGLLKKLLQDIFRKLDFRVGQLPILNRAVQLKSVVGLLPTGGGKSLTYQMAAMLQPGTTIVIDPIRSLMIDQYNGLREMGIDKCEFINSTLTTAESVFNQHNLLAKGQLQFLFVSPERFVIDEFRKALDNAAKDGHCFAYAVIDEVHCVSEWGHDFRTPYLNLGDNAQQFCLTYSVNTIPLFGLTATASFDVLADIERELNIREDDGNAVVRFENSVRDEINYAIREVPNNYDGLNSLTEKTIRESTGAKKQDAIFGFIGDKETVLSEFNNSLAINAIVENSFKNYLPISTRQNLINYTGSEEEALKYYIAQLHDRLYINGNTFGSRIELEKRIYRYGIIVFMPHRQGWLGIRNGYNSHGLFDNPKYVEIVRRNETVYHYFQSETLGYFMGGGDEDNSTKVDLESFYHLKMFMDNEESVMIATKAFGMGIDKPNVRMTIHINIPQSIESFVQEAGRAGRDGKLSTSIILFNNDRPSLSSESNKYYHLDKDVLMYFHKNSFKGQIKERVMIFELRSWITYPNTNNLQMITNQLNDLYGQDDVQFSIKPGSGKNQNRIFINTVASISIGYVYLDTQHTGIYPDFGDSAFCNELVEWLKNILPFSQITGVPPMRAWLEQLVIDTKLQIGLEKMLAEMQIGETKILPVPFTNRYYSKRAKSKMLFILNREHLQKVLATQGIQQLKASDSFIEATIGNRLKDAVFDSLDYPEFIESLKINNEALLQKLLTLEDPLALELQRAYFISRSQDDTAKAIYRLVSIGIIDSYTIDYQNKLYSITFTKKKEVDYYKPLEELIARYTSKNVAKREIEKLKDEAKKEIQEGSATVISKCLEHLTDFIYSKIKEKRLQAIDDMVRLCQTSISIKDSLEQNKYIKDEIYYYFNAKYSRPNYVEVSTGEEASLYTDHHDELGIIETIEKYLRLVNDSRTGQLITNIKHLRGSTMKILRAYDRPQFRILKAYSLFVLADTIGDLLKEAKSEFIDGCIKWKEEPDTDFDFSSFVLLFKEELQKHIRYNAEEAFTGIEDHYYALYYATWTSNFNKHFLIPQN, from the coding sequence GTGCAATATCAGTCAGGCTACATATTAGAATCAGTAAGACAGCATCTTAAAGCTTATGCCAAGCAGCATAAGAAAGAAGCTGAGTTGAATGGTTTACTACGTTCACTCAGTACATTCAATGTTGAAACAAATTTGAATCTTGAAACACCAACTAACGTCCCATCCATCTTAGCGGTTGCAGTAAACATTCTTACGAGAGGGCTACCAACTTTGCCAAGCATTCATTTAGAGCAATATTTTGCAAATGCGTTTCAATTAACACACCGTGAAGACGAAATTGAAAGAGGGAGAATAGGGTTTCCGTTAGTGGAAAATGGGGTCACACAATCTGTCGCTGACAAATTCTATAAGGCACTCCATGTTGTAGACCCAAGTGCAAAAAATAGACTTCAATACCTGGATGTTTCCAATGTTGACAGCAGTTTTGAACGAGATTTCCTAATTAACCTGATCCCAGAACAACACAGCTACCTGGCCCAGTTACTTGAAAAGCAAAGAAGTCGTAGTTCATTTACCAGGGATAATAACCAGGGTAGGGTGGATATTAGTTTGGAGATACCTTATGATTTATCCAGGAATACGACCAACCGATTCAGAAGTCAGGTAGAAATAAAGCACCATAAGGCATATGTTATAGAAGTTGATGGAAAAAGATACCATACCGATTTAATTGATGATTTGAAAGATTTTGAGATAGCACAGCTTTCGAGATCCATCAACCACATAAAAGAAGACAGTGTTCATAGGGACGTAACTGAGTTTATTCAAAGCATTACCGCTGAGGAGTTTGTAAAGACAGTCGAACAGAATTATACCGATCAAACTTACTTAACAAATCCGCTAACAGCATTGCCTTTGGCACCTTTTGGGATAGCAAGATTACAGTGCGTTTTTCTGCAATACCTCATCGCCAATTATGAAGCACTTATTCAGGAGCAAGCTGTAAGGATTGCAGTTGTTGAGCGGGATTTCCCTTGCGCTCATGCTGCTTTTGAGGATTTGTTTGGTTTACTGAATACATTAAATGACTTAGCACAGACACAAATTGCCTTACCAAAAATTGAGATAGAAGTATTCAGCACGTCGGAGTTTGTGAATAATCCTCTTCATGGAGGTAGGCAAGTAAAACCAATCGGGGATCTTAGCCACGCTAATTTTTATTTGGTTCTTGACATTTCCTTATTGCGAAGAGAAGGAGTGTTTAGGGAAGATGGTCAAATTTCAACCAATACCATTACAATACGCAGCGCACATTATGTTCATTACAAAACTCAAACCGGTGTACTCTCAGCACCTTCCATTACTTACCGTCCACTTGTTAATCAATTGCAGAATGAGTTATTTGAGCCAATCGAAGAAACATCCGGACTGCTTAAAAAATTGTTACAAGACATTTTCCGAAAACTGGACTTTAGGGTCGGTCAATTGCCCATATTGAACAGGGCCGTACAACTTAAATCTGTCGTTGGACTTTTGCCAACAGGTGGTGGTAAATCGCTCACTTATCAAATGGCTGCCATGCTGCAGCCCGGAACTACCATTGTTATTGACCCGATCCGTTCCTTAATGATTGATCAATATAATGGTTTGAGAGAAATGGGAATTGACAAGTGTGAGTTTATAAACTCCACACTCACCACAGCCGAAAGTGTTTTCAATCAGCATAACTTGTTGGCCAAAGGTCAGCTGCAGTTTCTTTTTGTTTCGCCTGAACGTTTTGTTATCGATGAATTCCGGAAAGCTCTTGACAATGCTGCCAAAGACGGACATTGCTTTGCATATGCAGTGATTGATGAAGTACACTGTGTTTCAGAATGGGGACACGATTTCAGAACGCCCTATTTAAACCTTGGTGATAATGCACAGCAATTTTGTCTTACCTATAGTGTTAACACCATTCCCTTGTTTGGATTAACCGCAACCGCATCATTTGATGTACTGGCGGATATTGAAAGAGAATTAAACATTAGGGAAGATGATGGTAATGCGGTTGTCCGTTTTGAAAACAGCGTGAGAGATGAAATAAACTATGCTATTCGCGAAGTCCCTAATAATTATGATGGATTAAATAGCCTTACAGAAAAAACCATCCGTGAAAGCACAGGTGCAAAAAAGCAAGATGCCATTTTTGGTTTTATAGGCGATAAAGAAACCGTACTTAGCGAATTCAATAATTCACTTGCAATAAATGCCATTGTAGAGAATTCGTTCAAGAACTATTTGCCAATATCTACGCGGCAGAACCTGATAAACTATACTGGTAGCGAAGAGGAAGCTTTAAAATATTACATCGCACAACTACATGATAGACTGTATATAAATGGTAACACATTTGGTAGTAGAATCGAACTAGAAAAAAGGATATACCGGTATGGTATTATCGTGTTTATGCCTCACAGGCAGGGTTGGCTTGGCATTCGCAACGGTTACAATTCACATGGCCTTTTCGACAATCCAAAATATGTTGAAATTGTGCGGCGGAATGAGACAGTCTACCATTATTTCCAAAGCGAAACGCTTGGATACTTTATGGGAGGCGGAGATGAAGACAATTCTACCAAAGTTGATCTGGAATCCTTCTACCACCTAAAAATGTTTATGGACAATGAAGAATCGGTAATGATAGCAACTAAGGCATTTGGCATGGGTATAGACAAACCAAATGTAAGGATGACGATCCACATCAATATTCCGCAGTCAATTGAATCTTTTGTGCAGGAAGCTGGACGCGCGGGCAGGGATGGAAAATTATCAACATCCATTATTTTATTCAACAACGATCGTCCTTCCTTAAGCAGCGAGTCCAATAAATATTATCACCTCGATAAGGATGTACTGATGTACTTCCACAAAAACTCTTTCAAAGGACAAATAAAGGAGAGGGTAATGATATTTGAATTGCGAAGCTGGATTACCTACCCAAATACGAATAATCTGCAAATGATTACAAACCAATTGAATGATTTGTATGGTCAAGATGACGTGCAGTTCAGCATCAAACCCGGCAGCGGTAAGAACCAGAACCGTATTTTCATCAATACTGTTGCTAGCATTAGCATTGGTTATGTTTACTTAGATACGCAACACACGGGCATATATCCTGATTTTGGTGATAGTGCTTTCTGTAACGAATTAGTTGAATGGCTTAAGAATATTTTGCCATTTAGTCAGATTACTGGCGTGCCTCCAATGAGGGCATGGCTGGAACAACTGGTTATTGACACCAAACTACAAATTGGCTTGGAAAAAATGCTTGCTGAAATGCAGATAGGTGAAACAAAAATCCTTCCTGTACCATTTACCAATCGTTACTATTCCAAAAGGGCAAAATCAAAAATGCTCTTTATTCTCAATAGGGAGCATTTGCAAAAAGTCCTGGCAACACAAGGCATTCAGCAATTGAAAGCTTCCGATAGTTTTATTGAGGCAACGATTGGGAATCGGTTAAAGGATGCTGTATTTGATAGCTTGGATTACCCGGAGTTCATCGAATCTTTGAAGATTAATAACGAGGCATTATTACAAAAGCTTCTCACTTTGGAAGATCCCTTAGCATTAGAATTGCAAAGAGCCTATTTTATTTCTCGAAGCCAGGATGATACTGCCAAAGCCATTTATCGGTTGGTATCAATCGGTATCATAGATTCCTATACAATAGATTACCAGAATAAGCTCTATAGCATCACGTTCACAAAAAAGAAAGAAGTTGATTACTACAAACCTTTAGAAGAACTAATTGCCCGGTACACTTCTAAGAATGTGGCCAAACGTGAAATTGAAAAATTGAAAGATGAAGCAAAGAAAGAAATCCAAGAAGGATCTGCAACAGTCATCAGCAAGTGCTTGGAACACCTCACCGATTTTATTTACAGCAAAATAAAAGAAAAACGCTTACAGGCCATTGATGATATGGTTCGGCTTTGCCAAACCTCTATCAGTATTAAAGATTCATTGGAGCAGAACAAGTATATAAAAGATGAGATCTATTACTATTTTAATGCAAAGTATTCGAGACCAAATTATGTTGAAGTTTCAACTGGTGAAGAAGCATCGCTATACACTGACCATCATGATGAGCTGGGAATTATAGAGACAATAGAGAAGTATCTGCGACTGGTTAATGATAGCAGAACAGGACAGTTGATAACGAATATTAAGCACCTTCGTGGTTCAACCATGAAGATATTGAGAGCTTATGACCGGCCTCAATTTAGAATATTAAAGGCCTACTCCTTATTTGTATTAGCAGATACCATTGGCGACCTCCTTAAAGAGGCAAAAAGCGAGTTTATTGACGGATGTATAAAATGGAAAGAAGAGCCTGATACTGATTTTGATTTTTCATCCTTTGTTCTCCTGTTCAAAGAAGAATTGCAAAAGCACATCCGATACAACGCGGAGGAAGCGTTTACTGGCATTGAAGACCATTACTACGCCCTTTACTATGCTACCTGGACCAGCAATTTCAACAAGCATTTTCTAATACCACAAAATTAA
- a CDS encoding DEAD/DEAH box helicase, with protein sequence MVDSKLKKPGKLVKFRGRRCVVQPSSDNEIILLKPLGGSDDEMISVFEPVLQAFDKLEDDQFELPNKSDLDSFLTAKLLYDAARLSFRQVSGPFRCMGKLSFRPRAYQLVPLIMALKQPVTRLLIADDVGVGKTIEAILILRELLERGTIKSFAVLCPPHLCEQWQKELLDKLDIDAVIIRSSTVAGLERKIVGDDTLNVFNYYPYQVVSIDYVKNGSAKMPAFLKDVPDLVIVDEAHTCTKNLDFKKTGQSQQRYELLEKISKNDLQHLLLLTATPHSGKDGEFKSLLGLVNAEFETYDFADLETSEKRKVAAHFIQRKRKNIEKWLDEETPFPKRTTEELPYTLSASSDYYKLYQDVLKFARGISTEGVTENKARIKYFAALSLLRGVMSSPAAGFEMLQKRKSKLVEPDEITADDVKDNPVLEKWDEQNDSEQVEIIDRADLTESEWNTLHRLAQKAQDLTTIEKDQKVKLGIEQIKLWINKGQSPIVFCRFIATAQYVAKLLKERLPSNVDVRAITSELSDEERREKIDEMGKSQKRVLVATDCLSEGINLQDSFNAILHYDLPWNPNRLEQREGRVDRYGQPGWIDKSGIHQNTIDVKVLFGEDNPMDVVVLKIIIEKIQRIQSTSGVSIALAEDNRSVMDKVLKEVLLNPDKAQNKFSKQIRIDFGASTELDELDVEITNEIEYAREKAEKIRSIFAHESIMPEEVKKDLQEVDEAIGDVATLEAFALAAAKLLGADFDTIQGGYVFKKMNMDDWLASALGQGDRIHISFQSPTPQGFRYIGRNHRFVEQLCHRIIANSLDKERKGNKAARASVFRTGTVNTQTTLIQFRVRNVICEVSKQHEMVSEEMFLWGYEQTKEGIQALDIDQCKTLLHTSSALDISTERQGIIFERELQHFQELHPAFIQVVAKRADELVNAHSRFAKYIGAKRFEAVTPVLPPDILGVYVLIPNPKL encoded by the coding sequence ATGGTAGACAGCAAACTTAAAAAACCAGGGAAGCTGGTGAAATTCAGAGGAAGAAGATGTGTGGTTCAACCATCATCTGACAATGAAATTATATTGCTTAAACCCCTTGGTGGTTCGGATGATGAAATGATTTCAGTTTTTGAACCAGTATTGCAAGCGTTTGACAAATTGGAAGATGACCAGTTTGAATTGCCCAATAAATCTGACTTAGACAGTTTTCTAACAGCAAAATTACTCTATGATGCTGCCCGACTTTCCTTCCGACAGGTAAGCGGACCTTTTCGTTGTATGGGAAAACTTTCGTTTCGCCCACGAGCATATCAGTTGGTTCCATTGATTATGGCATTGAAGCAACCGGTTACGCGTTTATTAATTGCCGATGATGTAGGTGTTGGCAAAACCATTGAAGCCATTTTGATTTTAAGGGAGTTATTGGAACGGGGTACCATAAAATCATTTGCGGTTTTATGCCCGCCACATTTATGCGAGCAATGGCAAAAGGAACTGCTGGATAAATTGGATATCGACGCTGTAATTATCCGTTCAAGCACTGTGGCAGGTTTGGAGAGAAAAATTGTGGGTGATGATACACTGAATGTATTCAACTATTATCCTTACCAGGTAGTATCCATTGATTATGTAAAAAATGGATCTGCTAAGATGCCGGCTTTTCTAAAAGATGTGCCTGATCTGGTAATTGTGGATGAAGCACATACTTGTACCAAAAATCTTGATTTTAAAAAAACCGGTCAAAGCCAGCAACGATACGAGCTGTTGGAAAAGATTTCTAAAAACGACTTACAGCATTTGCTGCTACTTACGGCAACTCCACATAGTGGAAAGGATGGAGAATTTAAGTCGTTGTTGGGGTTAGTGAATGCTGAATTTGAAACCTACGATTTTGCCGACCTGGAGACTTCCGAAAAAAGAAAGGTAGCAGCCCATTTCATACAACGTAAGAGAAAAAATATTGAGAAATGGCTGGATGAGGAAACACCATTTCCCAAGCGGACTACTGAAGAATTACCATATACGCTTTCGGCCTCCTCTGACTACTATAAACTCTATCAGGATGTATTAAAATTTGCAAGAGGAATAAGTACCGAAGGTGTTACAGAGAACAAAGCCAGGATAAAATATTTTGCCGCATTATCATTATTGAGAGGAGTGATGAGTAGCCCGGCAGCAGGATTTGAAATGCTGCAAAAGCGAAAATCAAAACTTGTTGAGCCGGATGAAATTACAGCAGATGACGTAAAAGATAACCCTGTTTTAGAAAAATGGGATGAACAAAATGATTCAGAACAGGTTGAAATTATTGATCGTGCCGACCTAACCGAAAGCGAATGGAATACCTTACATAGGCTGGCTCAAAAGGCTCAGGATCTAACCACCATTGAGAAAGATCAAAAAGTTAAACTGGGTATTGAGCAAATCAAACTTTGGATTAATAAGGGTCAAAGCCCTATTGTGTTTTGCCGCTTTATTGCAACGGCGCAATATGTAGCAAAACTTCTAAAGGAACGTTTACCCAGCAACGTGGATGTTCGTGCCATCACCAGTGAATTGAGTGATGAAGAGCGCAGGGAGAAGATTGATGAGATGGGCAAAAGCCAAAAAAGAGTGTTGGTTGCCACGGATTGTCTAAGTGAGGGCATCAATTTGCAGGATAGCTTCAATGCCATCCTGCATTACGATTTACCATGGAATCCAAACCGCCTGGAGCAACGGGAAGGTCGTGTGGATCGCTATGGGCAACCGGGATGGATTGATAAAAGCGGCATTCATCAAAATACCATTGATGTAAAAGTGTTGTTTGGTGAAGACAATCCCATGGATGTGGTGGTGTTGAAAATCATCATTGAAAAAATACAACGTATTCAAAGCACATCAGGTGTAAGCATCGCTTTGGCAGAAGATAATCGTTCGGTGATGGATAAAGTTTTGAAAGAGGTTTTGCTCAATCCTGATAAAGCGCAAAATAAATTCTCGAAGCAAATACGAATCGATTTTGGAGCAAGTACTGAATTAGACGAATTGGATGTTGAAATTACCAACGAAATAGAATACGCCAGAGAAAAGGCAGAAAAAATCCGCTCCATATTTGCTCATGAAAGCATTATGCCGGAAGAGGTAAAGAAAGACTTGCAGGAGGTAGATGAAGCAATCGGTGACGTTGCTACTTTAGAGGCATTCGCATTAGCGGCCGCAAAACTTCTAGGGGCAGATTTTGATACCATTCAAGGTGGCTATGTTTTCAAAAAAATGAATATGGATGATTGGCTGGCTTCTGCATTGGGCCAAGGCGATAGAATTCATATTTCATTTCAATCTCCAACTCCGCAAGGGTTCCGTTACATAGGCCGCAACCATCGTTTTGTAGAGCAACTTTGCCACCGGATTATTGCTAACTCATTAGATAAAGAAAGAAAAGGGAATAAAGCAGCAAGAGCATCTGTATTCAGAACGGGTACAGTGAATACACAGACAACATTAATACAATTTCGTGTTCGCAATGTGATTTGTGAAGTAAGCAAGCAACACGAAATGGTTTCGGAAGAAATGTTTCTATGGGGTTACGAGCAAACAAAGGAGGGCATTCAAGCTTTAGATATTGACCAATGTAAAACACTTTTACACACTTCAAGTGCATTGGATATCAGCACTGAAAGGCAAGGAATTATTTTTGAAAGAGAACTGCAACATTTTCAAGAGTTGCATCCAGCCTTTATACAAGTGGTTGCGAAGCGTGCTGATGAATTAGTAAATGCACATAGTCGTTTTGCAAAATATATAGGTGCTAAACGCTTTGAGGCAGTTACTCCTGTTTTACCTCCTGACATTTTAGGGGTATATGTATTAATTCCCAACCCCAAACTATAA
- a CDS encoding DEAD/DEAH box helicase family protein: MFHEITPASLCQYVNFFLEKEDWQYDPNDHPTMQKLQAEGAAKAWNLLCKQGLALISDEVGMGKTLQALAVMVTLWKQKPNAKVLLYAPNRNVALKWEKEYENFIRYHFREPDDVVCSSINHKPLRSAFLCENHVMLMETVNKRWPSFLINRISSLSHFGSPKIDQAALDNMGIDIKRSFPKDESVIQQEAFMVKLAVKSNQRIREMLSSEEPVPIDLLIIDEAHYLRNADGESNRSKIAHGLFSGRNLNGQGKLDFIPLAEKVLLLTATPNHSTSRDISNIISFFKPEWKNKKEDDLLREICIRRFRRLNGKTKHEYRNEIPERVEMKTLTEKLFFAAYQKSLVVEQSKKPADDKRMNPYRIMTGYLEGFEFLPKEEDKHEDKKMQEDFHRADDTKVIIELSKKYRQSYGRNKSPKHPKYDKLARHLSPEGKDIAEKMRKRLVFVRRIPSVKEIAERIIADYDKWLLQLLKPPKYKKQNFNYATLRRTYWKKIDANKEADEDETNLSNIKTDEDEMDGIPYSKVLDLFVVKKDAGRKYKSTDCSNFRLRFGRDVQIFSVFFEPAVDYESSPYRIKRIPKSDDGKKFYYLDAVRGARLKKLTDSPEKADLQDSFDIDVPNNYGDVNLELQTLIGIFLKKNIVNAATERTAKAVEEYKQWSVYEREAFSTYLNKGVLLASPFVVHLYCWYKEAQKNSSRGEDLYKNFCGRVGKELQASGLEYLIVEAIVSFRLFYKKELAKTGKELLRYSFTFLQNVPPVYPYFGGSKRPSILTAFNSPFFPNALVATSVLQEGVDLHYQCSEVIHYGIAWTQGDNEQRVGRVDRMNGKLEIALTEREDATLPIRYPYLGKTLDESQLIRFANKKFFAEKLIDELKVPNESKDVNLLQSFEGENWSTFFKKPQPKAAVTEPFGVTLADFEGIIPSPIAPNAKHYSAMKQSILKTLSWHFKNELVVYDSHPEWIGAIKHKRSEERDQPVLLKLEYYEPGMFYLGKPVYLLQLKSPLTKRGQHLDDKRSFGRLKQEYEQLPFLKICLDEQNTRSKFKYYVRADLPVICHHDGTMNLSINELILTTKELIHFTDELEKQILNIDIKNDEVIDDADERIPQGELLSQDRIPSEKYTGWEVDSYRHLLTRGKKMEPQYHSDNYAFNHSEAFIRQISLTIGTEKQVCVYEQDALVDEIKLLEKVLVSSYLKKI, from the coding sequence ATGTTTCATGAAATCACACCGGCATCACTTTGTCAGTATGTCAACTTCTTTTTAGAGAAAGAAGATTGGCAGTACGACCCCAATGACCATCCTACCATGCAGAAGTTGCAAGCGGAAGGTGCGGCCAAAGCATGGAATTTACTCTGTAAACAAGGATTGGCGCTAATCAGCGATGAAGTAGGAATGGGAAAAACATTACAGGCTCTTGCGGTAATGGTTACGCTCTGGAAACAAAAACCTAATGCCAAGGTATTGCTTTACGCTCCCAACAGAAACGTAGCGCTGAAATGGGAGAAAGAATATGAGAACTTCATTCGTTATCATTTTCGCGAGCCGGATGATGTGGTGTGCTCGTCTATCAATCATAAACCATTACGAAGCGCTTTCTTATGTGAAAACCATGTGATGTTAATGGAGACGGTGAATAAACGCTGGCCATCTTTTCTAATCAATAGAATTTCTTCTCTCAGTCATTTTGGTTCACCTAAAATTGACCAAGCTGCTTTAGATAATATGGGAATTGATATTAAGCGGTCTTTTCCTAAAGATGAAAGTGTGATACAGCAAGAGGCCTTCATGGTAAAGTTAGCCGTAAAGAGTAACCAACGCATACGTGAAATGCTGAGTAGTGAGGAACCGGTACCAATAGATTTGCTGATTATTGATGAAGCTCATTATTTGAGAAATGCAGATGGTGAATCAAACCGGAGCAAAATAGCACATGGTTTATTTTCAGGTCGAAATTTAAACGGACAGGGCAAACTTGATTTTATTCCACTTGCTGAAAAAGTGTTGCTGCTTACAGCTACTCCTAATCACTCAACCTCAAGAGACATATCCAACATCATTAGTTTTTTTAAGCCTGAATGGAAAAACAAAAAAGAAGATGACTTGCTGCGGGAAATTTGCATTCGCAGGTTCAGACGGTTGAACGGCAAAACAAAACATGAATACCGGAACGAAATTCCTGAACGGGTAGAAATGAAGACCCTTACAGAAAAATTATTTTTTGCTGCCTATCAAAAAAGTTTGGTTGTTGAGCAATCAAAAAAGCCGGCAGATGATAAACGCATGAATCCATATCGTATCATGACCGGATATTTAGAGGGGTTTGAATTTTTGCCAAAGGAAGAAGACAAACATGAAGACAAGAAAATGCAGGAAGACTTTCATAGAGCAGATGATACAAAGGTGATTATTGAATTATCAAAAAAATACCGGCAAAGTTACGGAAGAAACAAATCACCGAAACACCCTAAATATGACAAACTCGCGCGGCACTTAAGCCCCGAAGGTAAAGACATTGCAGAAAAAATGCGCAAGAGGTTGGTTTTTGTAAGACGAATTCCATCGGTGAAAGAAATAGCTGAGCGCATTATTGCTGATTATGATAAATGGCTTCTGCAACTGCTCAAGCCCCCTAAATACAAGAAACAAAATTTCAATTATGCCACACTAAGAAGAACATACTGGAAAAAAATTGATGCAAATAAAGAAGCTGATGAAGACGAGACGAATTTAAGCAACATTAAAACGGACGAAGATGAAATGGATGGCATACCGTATTCAAAAGTGCTTGACCTTTTCGTTGTAAAGAAAGATGCTGGTAGGAAATATAAAAGCACGGATTGCTCCAACTTTCGTTTACGTTTCGGTAGAGATGTGCAGATTTTTTCTGTATTTTTTGAACCGGCAGTTGATTATGAAAGTAGCCCTTACCGAATTAAAAGAATCCCAAAGTCTGATGACGGGAAAAAATTCTATTACCTGGATGCTGTTAGGGGTGCACGACTTAAAAAATTGACTGATAGTCCAGAGAAGGCAGACTTGCAAGATTCCTTTGATATAGATGTCCCAAACAATTACGGGGATGTAAATCTCGAACTACAAACTCTTATCGGAATTTTTCTCAAAAAGAATATTGTCAATGCTGCAACGGAAAGGACAGCAAAAGCCGTAGAGGAATACAAACAATGGTCAGTTTACGAACGAGAAGCATTCAGCACATATCTTAATAAGGGAGTTCTGTTGGCTTCACCTTTTGTTGTGCATTTATATTGTTGGTATAAAGAAGCGCAGAAAAATAGTTCACGAGGCGAGGATTTGTATAAGAATTTTTGTGGTCGCGTTGGGAAGGAATTGCAAGCGTCTGGCCTTGAATATTTGATAGTTGAAGCTATCGTTAGTTTCCGTTTATTCTACAAAAAGGAGTTAGCGAAAACCGGAAAAGAGTTATTGCGCTATTCATTTACTTTCCTGCAAAACGTTCCACCTGTATATCCTTATTTTGGAGGTAGTAAACGTCCTTCTATTCTTACCGCATTTAATTCACCATTCTTCCCAAATGCGTTAGTGGCAACCTCGGTATTACAAGAAGGCGTTGACCTGCATTATCAATGTTCAGAGGTGATACACTATGGAATAGCCTGGACACAAGGAGATAATGAACAGCGTGTGGGAAGGGTTGATAGGATGAATGGTAAACTTGAAATCGCACTGACAGAAAGGGAAGACGCTACACTTCCGATACGATATCCCTACCTTGGAAAAACATTGGATGAATCGCAGCTTATTCGTTTTGCAAATAAAAAGTTTTTTGCGGAAAAACTGATTGATGAATTAAAGGTGCCGAATGAATCTAAGGATGTAAACCTTCTTCAATCATTTGAAGGAGAAAACTGGTCAACTTTCTTTAAGAAGCCACAACCCAAGGCGGCTGTAACAGAACCCTTTGGTGTAACACTGGCAGATTTTGAAGGAATTATTCCTTCGCCAATAGCTCCTAATGCTAAGCACTATAGTGCGATGAAGCAGTCGATTCTTAAAACTCTTTCATGGCATTTCAAAAATGAACTTGTAGTTTACGATAGTCATCCCGAATGGATAGGAGCTATTAAGCATAAACGTTCCGAGGAAAGAGACCAGCCAGTATTGCTGAAGTTAGAATACTACGAACCTGGAATGTTTTATTTGGGTAAACCGGTATACTTATTACAGTTAAAATCACCTCTTACTAAGCGCGGACAGCATTTAGATGACAAAAGAAGCTTCGGCAGGTTAAAACAGGAATATGAGCAACTTCCATTTTTGAAAATTTGTTTGGATGAACAGAATACAAGGAGCAAATTCAAGTATTATGTTCGTGCAGATTTACCGGTTATCTGCCATCATGATGGCACAATGAACCTTAGTATAAACGAGCTTATACTTACTACCAAGGAACTTATTCACTTCACAGATGAGTTGGAAAAGCAGATACTGAATATTGACATTAAGAATGACGAGGTCATTGATGATGCCGATGAGCGTATCCCTCAAGGAGAACTATTATCACAGGACCGAATCCCGTCAGAAAAATACACTGGCTGGGAAGTGGATTCATATCGGCATCTTTTAACTCGGGGAAAAAAAATGGAACCTCAATACCACAGTGATAACTATGCTTTCAATCATTCAGAGGCGTTTATCAGACAAATTTCACTTACGATTGGAACAGAAAAGCAGGTTTGTGTCTATGAGCAGGATGCCCTTGTAGATGAAATTAAGCTTTTAGAAAAAGTTTTAGTTTCAAGTTATTTAAAAAAGATTTAA